The following coding sequences are from one Electrophorus electricus isolate fEleEle1 chromosome 22, fEleEle1.pri, whole genome shotgun sequence window:
- the st6galnac6 gene encoding alpha-N-acetylgalactosaminide alpha-2,6-sialyltransferase 6 isoform X1, protein MALRFAEKGHHSQRMAIFGAVFIITTLLILYSSNSGNELYGSLRVGTFSETIRNTNLKKWAGKEGYIPVYGNKSMTLHCHRCALVTSSSHILGSGAGEEIDRSECVIRMNDAPTSGFQPDVGTRTSLRVVAHSSVFRVVRKPQEFLNRSESLSVIFWGPPTKMGRDAKGPLFRLIQRVSATYSNVSSFTISPGKMRKFDALFQKETGRDRQKSQSWLSTGWFTMVIAIEICDNIKVYGMVPPNYCGRRPQPKRMPYHYYKPRGPDECVTYLQNEKGRRGNHHRFITEKQVFARWAKLYNITFAHPTWVGGIVAEIL, encoded by the exons TGTTCATCATCAccaccctcctcatcctctacAGCTCCAACAGCGGGAATGAGCTGTATGGCTCTTTGAGGGTGGGGACGTTCAGCGAGACCATCAGAAACACCAACCTGAAGAAATGGGCCGGCAAAGAGGGATACATCCCTGTCTACGGAAACAAG AGCATGACCCTGCACTGTCATCGCTGTGCGCTGGTGACCAGCTCCAGCCACATCCTGGGCAGCGGGGCGGGGGAGGAGATCGACCGCTCCGAGTGCGTCATCCGCATGAACGACGCGCCCACCTCGGGCTTCCAGCCGGACGTGGGCACGCGGACCAGCCTGCGCGTGGTGGCCCACTCCAGCGTGTTCCGTGTCGTCCGCAAGCCGCAGGAGTTCCTTAACCGCTCCGAGAGCCTGTCCGTCATCTTCTGGGGCCCGCCCACCAAGATGGGGCGGGACGCCAAGGGGCCGCTGTTCCGGCTGATCCAGCGTGTCAGCGCCACCTACAGCAATGTCTCCTCCTTCACCATCTCCCCGGGCAAGATGCGCAAGTTCGACGCCCTCTTCCAGAAGGAGACTGGCAGAGACAG ACAGAAGTCTCAGTCGTGGTTGAGTACCGGTTGGTTCACCATGGTGATCGCCATAGAGATATGTGACAATATCAAGGTTTATGGGATGGTGCCTCCCAACTACTGTGG GAGGCGTCCCCAGCCCAAGCGCATGCCGTACCACTACTACAAGCCCAGAGGGCCGGACGAGTGTGTCACCTATCTGCAGAACGAGAAGGGTCGCCGTGGAAACCACCACCGCTTCATCACGGAGAAACAAGTGTTCGCTCGCTGGGCCAAACTCTACAACATCACTTTCGCACACCCCACCTG GGTCGGAGGCATCGTTGCAGAGATTTTATAG
- the spout1 gene encoding putative methyltransferase C9orf114 homolog: protein MSGSPAAKKSKLSLRETEGKIDWRRRKAQKKEQKKRWKEDKLIRQLEKRSRVVEVEEGRAKVEQQMEAKGRQYTLSIALPGSVLDNAQSPELRTYLAGQVARACAVFCVDEVVVFDESGEDARTVEGEFKGIGKKGQACVQLARILQYLECPQYLRKAFFPKHHDLQFAGLLNPLDSPHHMRMDEEVEFREGVVVDRPCKAGNGSFVNCGMRKEVQVDKQLQPGLRVTVRIKSQNTESRVHKGVVVAPHVPRTEGGLYWGYSVRLASCLSAVITECPFKDGYDLTIGTSEKGNNADHAHLPPFRHTLVVFGGLQGLEASVDADVNLDVTDPGALFDLYLNTCPTQGSRTIRTEEAILISLSSLRQKIAAVFSEQTQ, encoded by the exons ATGTCGGGAAGTCCAGCGGCTAAGAAGAGTAAACTCTCTTtgagagag ACCGAGGGGAAAATCGACTGGAGGAGACGGAAGGCACAGA AAAAGGAGCAGAAGAAGAGATGGAAGGAAGACAAGCTGATACGGCAGCTGGAGAAACGAAGCAgagtggtggaggtggaggaggggagagcgAAGGTGGAGCAGCAGATGGAGGCCAAAG GTCGCCAGTACACGTTGAGCATCGCCCTTCCCGGCTCGGTGCTGGACAACGCGCAGTCGCCCGAGCTCCGCACGTACCTGGCCGGACAAGTGGCGCGTGCCTGCGCCGTGTTCTGCGTCGACGAGGTCGTCGTCTTCGACGAATCCGGTGAAGACGCCAG GACTGTAGAGGGGGAGTTCAAAGGCATCGGGAAAAAAGGTCAGGCCTGCGTCCAGCTGGCCAGGATCCTGCAGTACCTGGAGTGTCCACA gtaCCTGCGGAAGGCGTTCTTTCCCAAGCACCATGACCTTCAGTTTGCTG gtttaTTGAACCCTCTGGACAGCCCCCATCACATGCGTATGGATGAGGAGGTGGAGTTTAGGGAGGGAGTTGTGGTTGACCGACCGTGCAAAGCGGGAAACGGTTCTTTCGTCAACTGTGGGATGAGGAAG GAAGTTCAAGTTGATAAGCAGCTTCAGCCTGGTCTGAGAGTGACTGTACGAATAAAGAGCCAGAACACTG agagccGGGTGCATAAAGGAGTGGTGGTGGCCCCCCATGTGCCCAGGACAGAAGGGGGCCTTTACTGGGGCTACAGTGTTCGCCTGGCGTCCTGCCTCA GTGCTGTGATAACAGAGTGTCCGTTCAAAGACGGCTATGATTTGACCATAGGGACGTCTGAAAAGGGCAATAATGCTGACCATGCTCATCTGCCCCCTTTCAG GCACACGCTGGTGGTGTTTGGAGGTCTGCAGGGTCTCGAGGCGAGCGTCGACGCCGATGTAAACCTGGACGTGACTGACCCCGGCGCGCTCTTTGACCTCTACCTGAACACGTGCCCCACCCAGGGCAGCCGCACCATCCGCAcagag GAGGCTATTTTGATCTCCCTGTCATCGTTACGGCAGAAAATCGCAGCAGTTTTCTCCGAGCAGACTCAGTGA
- the st6galnac6 gene encoding alpha-N-acetylgalactosaminide alpha-2,6-sialyltransferase 6 isoform X2 produces the protein MALRFAEKGHHSQRMAIFGAVFIITTLLILYSSNSGNELYGSLRVGTFSETIRNTNLKKWAGKEGYIPVYGNKSMTLHCHRCALVTSSSHILGSGAGEEIDRSECVIRMNDAPTSGFQPDVGTRTSLRVVAHSSVFRVVRKPQEFLNRSESLSVIFWGPPTKMGRDAKGPLFRLIQRVSATYSNVSSFTISPGKMRKFDALFQKETGRDRQKSQSWLSTGWFTMVIAIEICDNIKVYGMVPPNYCGRRPQPKRMPYHYYKPRGPDECVTYLQNEKGRRGNHHRFITEKQVFARWAKLYNITFAHPTW, from the exons TGTTCATCATCAccaccctcctcatcctctacAGCTCCAACAGCGGGAATGAGCTGTATGGCTCTTTGAGGGTGGGGACGTTCAGCGAGACCATCAGAAACACCAACCTGAAGAAATGGGCCGGCAAAGAGGGATACATCCCTGTCTACGGAAACAAG AGCATGACCCTGCACTGTCATCGCTGTGCGCTGGTGACCAGCTCCAGCCACATCCTGGGCAGCGGGGCGGGGGAGGAGATCGACCGCTCCGAGTGCGTCATCCGCATGAACGACGCGCCCACCTCGGGCTTCCAGCCGGACGTGGGCACGCGGACCAGCCTGCGCGTGGTGGCCCACTCCAGCGTGTTCCGTGTCGTCCGCAAGCCGCAGGAGTTCCTTAACCGCTCCGAGAGCCTGTCCGTCATCTTCTGGGGCCCGCCCACCAAGATGGGGCGGGACGCCAAGGGGCCGCTGTTCCGGCTGATCCAGCGTGTCAGCGCCACCTACAGCAATGTCTCCTCCTTCACCATCTCCCCGGGCAAGATGCGCAAGTTCGACGCCCTCTTCCAGAAGGAGACTGGCAGAGACAG ACAGAAGTCTCAGTCGTGGTTGAGTACCGGTTGGTTCACCATGGTGATCGCCATAGAGATATGTGACAATATCAAGGTTTATGGGATGGTGCCTCCCAACTACTGTGG GAGGCGTCCCCAGCCCAAGCGCATGCCGTACCACTACTACAAGCCCAGAGGGCCGGACGAGTGTGTCACCTATCTGCAGAACGAGAAGGGTCGCCGTGGAAACCACCACCGCTTCATCACGGAGAAACAAGTGTTCGCTCGCTGGGCCAAACTCTACAACATCACTTTCGCACACCCCACCTGGTGA